One Mangifera indica cultivar Alphonso chromosome 4, CATAS_Mindica_2.1, whole genome shotgun sequence genomic region harbors:
- the LOC123213290 gene encoding transcription and mRNA export factor ENY2-like: MSYKRSSINRPPTPDVDKDRENQEATLQEIVNIKLIESGEKERLKELLRERLIECGWRDEMRALCRAYTRKKGRNNVTVDDLVHVITPKGRASVPDSVKAELLQRIRSFLASTAS, translated from the exons ATGTCCTACAA GAGGTCTTCTATTAATCGTCCTCCAACACCAGATGTCGACAAGGATCGTGAAAATCAGGAGGCCACTCTTCAAGAAATCGTCAAcatcaag TTGATAGAGAGTGGGGAAAAAGAACGATTGAAGGAGCTTTTGAGAGAAAGGCTCATAGAATGCGGTTGGAGGGATGAGATGAGAGCTCTTtgcag GGCATATACAAGGAAGAAAGGGAGGAATAATGTTACAGTTGATGACCTAGTACATGTCATTACTCCAAAGGGCAGGG CTTCTGTTCCGGATTCTGTGAAGGCTGAGCTGTTGCAGCGAATCAGATCATTCCTCGCGTCAACTGCTTCTTAA
- the LOC123214882 gene encoding nuclear transcription factor Y subunit C-6 — protein sequence MAEENATAKENTENSRPEFPIGRIKKIVKLDEDINKITSEAMFLVSCSTELFLQFLAEKSAEVAIEKKRKTIKLDHLRTAVKRHQPTSDFLLDSLPQPVQSENRPATDRTRSRTDVEKSLPVGTRRIDHFFSKPANETPVQINDD from the coding sequence ATGGCAGAAGAAAATGCAACAGCAAAAGAAAACACGGAGAACAGCCGTCCAGAGTTCCCAATCGGCCGGATCAAGAAAATTGTGAAACTCGACGAAGACATTAACAAAATAACCTCCGAAGCCATGTTCCTCGTATCGTGCTCCACCGAGCTATTCCTCCAGTTCCTCGCCGAGAAATCTGCCGAAGTCGCAATCGAGAAGAAGCGAAAGACTATAAAACTTGATCACCTGCGAACTGCCGTTAAAAGGCACCAGCCAACTAGCGATTTCCTTCTCGATTCGCTCCCCCAGCCTGTTCAGTCTGAGAATCGACCTGCAACCGACCGGACTCGTTCTCGTACCGATGTGGAAAAATCGTTGCCGGTTGGGACTCGCCGGATTGATCATTTCTTTAGCAAACCGGCAAATGAGACTCCAGTTCAGATCAACGATGATTAG
- the LOC123212948 gene encoding ELMO domain-containing protein C: MSVVRIQGSCVAIRTLSPSSSSSINRCAHGHGSSDDATYGTPTWIGKGLTCVCFKRKGTYERICMNLTPQQEERLKRLKHRMKIYFDASRPDHQEALRALWSATYPDQELHGLISDQWKEMGWQGRDPSTDFRGAGFISLENLLFFAKTFSTSFQRLLKKQGGKRAAWEYPFAVAGVNVTFMIMQMLDLEATKPRTFVRSVFLQMLSENEWAFDLLYCVAFVVMDKQWLERNATYMEFNDVLKSTRAQLERELLMDDVLRIEDLPSYSLLS; encoded by the exons ATGAGCGTAGTTAGAATTCAGGGAAGCTGCGTGGCGATCCGTACTCTCtccccttcttcttcttcttctatcaACCGCTGCGCTCACGGCCACGGTTCTTCAG ATGATGCAACTTATGGGACGCCTACTTGGATTGGTAAGGGCCTTACTTGTGTTTGCTTCAAGCGAAAGGGAACTTATGAAAGGATCTGCATGAACTTGACTCCTCAACAG GAAGAAAGACTGAAAAGATTGAAGCATCGGATGAAGATCTACTTTGATGCTTCCAGGCCAGATCACCAG GAAGCTTTAAGAGCACTGTGGTCTGCAACATACCCTGACCAGGAGCTCCATGGCTTAATATCTGATCAATGGAAGGAAATGGGATGGCAAGGAAGAGATCCATCTACTGATTTCAG AGGAGCTGGATTCATTTCTCTGGAGAATTTGTTGTTCTTCGCCAAGACTTTTTCG ACATCATTTCAGCGTTTATTAAAGAAGCAGGGCGGAAAGCGAGCTGCATGGGAGTACCCTTTTGCAGTTGCCGGTGTCAATGTCACTTTCATGATTATGCAAATGCTTGATCTTGAGGCTA CTAAACCTAGGACTTTTGTGAGATCAGTTTTCTTGCAAATGTTGTCAG AAAATGAATGGGCGTTCGACTTGCTGTATTGTGTAGCTTTTGTGGTCATGGACAAACAATGGCTGGAGAGAAATGCCACCTACATGGAGTTCAAT GATGTTTTGAAGTCGACTCGGGCACAACTGGAGAGAGAACTTCTAATGGATGATGTTTTAAGGATTGAAGATCTACCTTCTTACAGTCTTCTCAGTTAG
- the LOC123213445 gene encoding 65-kDa microtubule-associated protein 8, translated as MASFQSPIAMRSSALLETSCGYLLQELQMIWDEVGEDQFEREKVLLDLEQECLEVYRRKVDRANISRARLHQELAESEAEFTHLLLSLGERSLPGRPEKMAGTLKEQLNSITPALREMRLRKEERVNQFRAVQTQIKKISAEISGLSEYDDSSTIIVNENDLSLKKLEEYQIELQRLHNEKNDRLQRVEKYIDAVRNLSATLGMESSMIITKVHPSLNELYGISKNISDSILEKLNSTVESLKEEKQKRLEKLHQLGKALTNLWNLMDTPHSDRRQFSHVTNLLSFSSVEVSDPGSLTHNIIEQAEAEVKRLDQLKASKMKELFLKKQNELEEICNNSHMEIPSQLEMDRIINLINSGEIDHAELLMSLDEQISRAKEEAYSRKAIMEKVEKWILARDEERWLEEYSMDENRYSVSRGAHRNLRRAERARITVNKIPALVDSLIAKTKNWEEERKKVFLYDEVPLLAMLEQYYLLRQEKEEEKQRQRDMKKVQSQVVVEQENIFGSRPSTSSRRLSNRSINGGFNTATPFNRRHSLGIQQLGSNSINSETQSISFTKEGRKVRGQKMLGRPSFAHEFRDETASVVSTFSGPISP; from the exons ATGGCTTCCTTCCAGTCACCAATTGCAATGCGAAGCTCTGCATTGCTAGAAACATCATGTGGATATTTATTGCAAGAATTGCAG ATGATCTGGGATGAAGTTGGAGAAGATCAGTTTGAAAGAGAGAAGGTTCTACTAGATTTAGAACAAGAATGTTTAGAGGTTTACCGCAGAAAAGTTGACCGTGCAAATATATCACGAGCTCGCTTGCATCAAGAGCTCGCGGAATCTGAAGCTGAATTCACCCATCTTCTTTTGTCTCTTGGTGAACGATCTCTCCCTGGAAGG CCTGAAAAAATGGCAGGAACACTAAAAGAGCAGCTGAATTCAATCACCCCAGCTTTGAGGGAGATGAGGCTGAggaaagaagagagagtgaaCCAATTTCGAGCTGTgcaaacacaaattaaaaaaatctctgCAGAAATATCAGGTCTATCAGAATATGATGACTCATCAACAATCATAGTAAACGAGAATGACCTTTCTCTGAAGAAACTTGAAGAATACCAGATTGAGCTACAGAGACTCCATAATGAGAAG AATGACCGACTCCAGAGAgtagaaaaatatatagatgCAGTACGTAACTTGTCTGCAACATTAGGAATGGAGTCTTCCATGATTATAACTAAGGTTCATCCCAGCTTGAATGAACTGTATGGAATATCAAAAAACATAAGTGATAGCATTTTGGAAAAACTCAACAGTACAGTTGAATCTCTAAAGGAAGAAAAGCAGAAGCGGCTTGAGAAG CTTCACCAACTTGGCAAAGCTCTGACAAACTTATGGAATCTTATGGACACACCCCATTCAGACCGCCGACAGTTTTCACATGTTACCAATTTACTATCATTCTCGTCAGTAGAAGTATCAGATCCTGGGAGCCTCACACATAACATAATTGAACAG GCTGAGGCTGAAGTCAAGAGACTCGATCAGTTGAAAGCAAGCAAGATGAAAGAGCTTTTCCTGAAGAAACAGAATGAGCTAGAAGAGATATGCAATAATTCACACATGGAGATTCCTTCACAATTAGAGATGGACAGAATAATAAACCTTATAAACTCTG GGGAGATTGATCATGCTGAACTCCTCATGAGCTTGGATGAACAGATATCCAGAGCAAAAGAAGAAGCCTATAGCAGGAAGGCTATAATGGAGAAGGTGGAAAAGTGGATTTTGGCACGTGATGAGGAGCGCTGGTTGGAAGAATACAGCATG GATGAAAATCGATATTCAGTTAGCAGAGGTGCTCACAGGAATCTCAGACGTGCTGAAAGGGCCCGCATAACTGTCAACAAAATCCCAG CTTTGGTGGATTCACTTATAGCGAAGACTAAGAATtgggaagaagaaagaaagaaagttttCTTGTATGATGAG GTACCTCTGCTAGCTATGTTGGAACAGTATTATCTGTTAAGGCAGGAAAAGGAGGAGGAGAAGCAACGTCAAAGG GATATGAAGAAGGTGCAAAGCCAAGTAGTTGTCGAGCAAGAAAATATCTTTGGGTCTAGACCAAGCACCAGCAGTAGGCGCCTTTCAAACCGAAGCATAAATGGAGGCTTTAACACTGCAACCCCTTTTAACAGAAGACATTCTCTGGGCATCCAACAGTTGGGATCAAACAGCATCAATTCAGAAACTCAAAGCATATCTTTCACTAAAGAAGGCAGAAAGGTACGAGGACAAAAGATGTTAGGTCGACCCAGCTTCGCTCATGAGTTTAGAGATGAAACAGCTTCAGTGGTGTCAACATTTTCTGGCCCTATTTCTCCCTGA